The Mesorhizobium sp. B1-1-8 genome contains a region encoding:
- a CDS encoding multidrug efflux MFS transporter → MAESGAEQSDYNIHWRRNLAVCFAGSFSILIAMTLLLPFLPLYVEQLGAVGHAAIVQWSGIAYGATFFAAALVAPLWGRLGDRYGRKLMLVRASFGMAICMSLTGMVGSVWQLVLLRLLIGFAGGYSSGSTILVAMQTPKDRSGWALGVLSAGITAGSLVGPLLGGALPPAIGIRATFLLSGGAIFLAFLATTLLIKENPHPPAAEAASNPRPKSGWSQIPDKRPVVAMLTTGMLLAFATMSIEPIITVYVQQLIENQSRVTMVAGVVMSAAALGTILSASWLGKLADRVGHWNVVVGALAVSALLLVPQAFVTEGWQLIGLRFLMGLALGGLLPCITSVIRHNIPDGVGGNVLGLAISAQYVGQVAGPLAGGFVGGHFGMRAVFLGTSVLMALGAAYNWIVQSRRARHMLLETGES, encoded by the coding sequence ATGGCTGAGAGCGGCGCGGAACAGAGCGATTACAACATCCACTGGCGGCGCAACCTCGCCGTCTGCTTCGCCGGCTCGTTCAGCATATTGATTGCCATGACGCTGCTGCTGCCTTTCCTGCCGCTCTACGTCGAACAGCTTGGCGCCGTGGGCCATGCGGCGATCGTGCAGTGGTCGGGCATCGCCTATGGCGCGACCTTCTTTGCCGCGGCGCTGGTGGCGCCGCTGTGGGGCCGGCTCGGCGACCGCTATGGCCGCAAGCTGATGCTGGTGCGCGCCAGCTTCGGCATGGCGATCTGCATGTCGCTGACCGGCATGGTCGGGTCGGTCTGGCAATTGGTGCTGCTGAGACTGCTGATCGGCTTTGCCGGAGGCTATTCCTCGGGATCGACCATCCTTGTCGCCATGCAGACGCCGAAGGATCGCTCGGGCTGGGCGCTCGGCGTGCTGTCGGCGGGCATCACGGCCGGGTCGCTGGTTGGGCCGCTGCTCGGCGGAGCCTTGCCGCCGGCAATCGGCATTCGCGCCACCTTCCTGCTCTCCGGTGGCGCCATCTTTCTTGCCTTCCTGGCGACGACCTTGCTAATCAAGGAAAACCCGCATCCGCCAGCGGCGGAAGCCGCTTCCAATCCAAGGCCGAAAAGCGGCTGGTCGCAGATCCCCGACAAGCGTCCGGTCGTCGCCATGCTGACAACCGGCATGCTGCTCGCCTTCGCCACCATGTCGATCGAGCCGATCATCACCGTCTATGTGCAGCAGTTGATCGAGAACCAGAGCCGGGTGACGATGGTTGCCGGCGTGGTGATGTCGGCGGCTGCGCTCGGCACCATCCTGTCGGCGTCATGGCTTGGCAAACTCGCCGACCGTGTCGGCCACTGGAATGTCGTGGTCGGCGCGCTGGCCGTGTCGGCATTGCTGCTTGTTCCACAAGCTTTCGTCACCGAAGGCTGGCAGTTGATCGGGCTGCGGTTCCTAATGGGCCTGGCGCTTGGCGGCCTGCTGCCCTGTATCACCAGCGTCATCCGCCACAACATCCCGGACGGTGTCGGCGGCAATGTGCTGGGCCTGGCGATCTCGGCGCAATATGTCGGACAGGTGGCGGGGCCGCTGGCCGGCGGCTTCGTCGGCGGGCATTTCGGCATGCGGGCGGTGTTTCTCGGCACCTCGGTACTGATGGCGCTGGGCGCTGCTTACAACTGGATTGTCCAGTCGCGGCGGGCGCGGCATATGCTGCTGGAAACCGGTGAGTCCTGA
- a CDS encoding DUF423 domain-containing protein has product MSLAEQPSNGDSRILVLAGGLVGAAGVALSAAAAHRGGAFTATAANFLLMHAPVFVAVGLAGGNRCLRIASLALFVGLLLFCGDLIARDFLGSRLFPLSAPIGGTLLIAGWLAIAVSALWRPRR; this is encoded by the coding sequence ATGAGCCTCGCCGAGCAACCGTCGAACGGCGACAGCCGAATCCTCGTGCTGGCCGGCGGGCTCGTCGGCGCGGCGGGCGTGGCACTGTCGGCGGCGGCCGCGCATCGCGGCGGCGCCTTTACCGCCACGGCAGCGAACTTCCTGCTGATGCATGCGCCGGTCTTCGTCGCCGTCGGCCTTGCTGGCGGCAACCGGTGCCTCAGAATTGCAAGCCTGGCGCTGTTCGTCGGCCTGCTGTTGTTTTGCGGCGATCTCATCGCCCGCGATTTCCTCGGATCGCGGCTGTTTCCGCTATCGGCGCCGATCGGCGGCACCTTGCTGATCGCCGGCTGGCTGGCGATCGCAGTCTCGGCGCTGTGGCGCCCCCGCCGCTAG
- a CDS encoding LacI family DNA-binding transcriptional regulator, translating to MASFVEGHSKPIRLADIAKAAGVSHGTASNVFSRPEIVRAEVRERVKAVADAMGYSGPDPKGRLLRAGKVNAIGVATTEPLSYFFDDPFARVMMAGISEACDATGAGIALVSAANQEKLAWNIQSALVDGFILFCIEGGSRLVELTRERKLPFVALELGFDDETVSAIGVDNVAGARLAARHLAELGHRRFAVLSLAFADGRTGFATPEVIRTAVYTGTRDRLAGYFEELSRFGIDTTNIPVYETENEEKSTRAGLEAIFAGCEPPTAILAMSDRMALIAIEWLTERGLEVPGDVSIVGFDGVPDGALCRPPLTTIAQPITEIGRRAARMILDNDGAVRRETMGVELVVRSSTGPVPKA from the coding sequence ATGGCATCATTCGTTGAAGGCCACTCAAAACCCATCCGGCTGGCCGATATAGCCAAGGCCGCCGGCGTGTCGCATGGCACCGCCTCCAACGTCTTCAGCCGCCCGGAGATCGTGCGCGCCGAAGTGCGCGAGCGCGTCAAGGCGGTGGCGGACGCGATGGGTTATTCCGGTCCGGACCCGAAAGGCCGCCTGCTGCGCGCCGGCAAGGTCAATGCGATCGGCGTCGCCACGACCGAGCCCCTCTCCTACTTCTTCGACGATCCGTTCGCCCGCGTCATGATGGCCGGCATTTCGGAAGCCTGCGACGCCACCGGCGCGGGGATCGCGCTGGTATCGGCCGCCAACCAGGAAAAGCTTGCCTGGAACATCCAGAGCGCGCTCGTCGACGGCTTCATCCTGTTCTGCATCGAGGGCGGCTCGCGCCTTGTCGAGTTGACGCGCGAGCGCAAGCTGCCTTTCGTGGCGCTGGAGCTCGGCTTCGACGACGAGACCGTGTCGGCGATCGGCGTCGACAATGTCGCCGGCGCGCGGCTCGCGGCGCGCCATCTGGCCGAGCTCGGCCATCGCCGCTTCGCCGTGCTGTCGCTGGCCTTCGCCGACGGCCGAACCGGCTTCGCCACGCCGGAGGTGATACGCACTGCCGTCTACACAGGCACGCGCGACCGCCTCGCCGGCTATTTCGAGGAGCTTTCCCGCTTTGGCATCGATACGACGAATATCCCTGTTTACGAGACAGAGAACGAGGAAAAAAGCACCAGGGCCGGCCTCGAAGCGATCTTCGCCGGCTGCGAGCCCCCCACCGCCATCCTGGCAATGTCGGACCGTATGGCCCTGATTGCGATCGAATGGCTGACGGAGCGAGGTCTCGAGGTTCCCGGCGACGTTTCCATCGTCGGCTTCGACGGCGTGCCGGACGGCGCGCTCTGCCGTCCGCCGTTGACCACGATCGCCCAGCCGATCACCGAGATCGGCCGCCGCGCCGCGCGCATGATCCTCGACAATGACGGCGCGGTGCGGCGCGAGACGATGGGCGTCGAGCTTGTCGTCAGGTCCTCGACCGGCCCTGTCCCAAAAGCCTGA
- a CDS encoding OpgC family protein, whose amino-acid sequence MTMPVPERDTRIDVLRALALLTIFVDHVPGTVFENLTYKNLGFSDAAEAFVLISGISVALAYGSKFKPGGRLLSTLKMWRRAGVLYVAHIVTTMVVIAMFCAAAAFIHRPDLLKMINIEPLLKHPPEVLLGIVTLGHQLGYNNILPVYAALLLAAPVFVLFVSYRPVVALTVSGLLWLIAGIWQIAPPNYPEPGLWFLNPLSWQFLFNIGLAVMLHVRRGGTIPVNRWLVGAAGAYVLTALVWVHSPLWGQITWFDLPVVIGGFDKTFLSLPRLLHILSVSYLIVALPAVSNFFRTRPDNPLAILGKRSLPVFIAGTLIAMVAQVLKLINPGGFAYDSLLIAAGIAMQFALALYLEWLSGLGPARAKPARDEPGRASFGVRPVPARVGGY is encoded by the coding sequence ATGACCATGCCTGTTCCTGAACGCGATACGCGTATCGATGTACTGCGCGCGCTCGCTTTGCTTACCATTTTCGTCGACCATGTGCCCGGCACTGTCTTCGAAAACCTGACCTACAAGAATCTCGGCTTCTCCGATGCCGCCGAGGCCTTCGTGCTGATCTCAGGCATCTCGGTGGCGCTCGCCTATGGCAGCAAGTTCAAGCCGGGCGGCAGGCTCTTGTCGACGTTGAAGATGTGGCGGCGCGCCGGCGTGCTCTATGTCGCCCACATCGTTACCACGATGGTGGTGATAGCGATGTTTTGCGCCGCGGCGGCGTTCATCCACCGGCCGGACCTGTTGAAGATGATCAACATCGAGCCGCTGCTGAAGCATCCGCCGGAAGTGCTGCTCGGCATCGTCACGCTCGGCCATCAGCTCGGCTACAACAACATTTTGCCGGTCTATGCGGCGCTGCTGCTTGCGGCGCCGGTCTTCGTGCTGTTCGTCAGCTACAGGCCGGTTGTAGCATTGACGGTATCCGGCCTTCTGTGGCTGATTGCCGGGATCTGGCAGATCGCGCCGCCGAACTATCCCGAGCCCGGTCTCTGGTTCCTCAACCCGCTGTCCTGGCAGTTCCTGTTCAACATCGGCCTTGCCGTCATGCTGCATGTCAGGCGCGGTGGCACCATTCCGGTCAACCGCTGGCTGGTTGGTGCAGCCGGCGCCTATGTCTTGACGGCGCTGGTCTGGGTGCACAGTCCGCTCTGGGGCCAGATAACGTGGTTCGACCTGCCGGTGGTGATCGGCGGCTTCGACAAGACCTTCCTGTCGTTGCCGCGGCTGCTGCACATCCTTTCTGTCAGCTATCTGATCGTTGCCCTGCCGGCCGTATCGAACTTCTTCCGCACCAGGCCCGACAATCCGCTGGCGATCCTCGGCAAGCGCTCGCTGCCGGTGTTCATCGCCGGCACGCTGATCGCCATGGTGGCGCAGGTGCTGAAACTGATCAATCCGGGCGGCTTTGCCTATGACAGTCTGCTGATCGCTGCCGGCATCGCCATGCAGTTCGCGCTGGCGCTCTATCTCGAATGGCTCTCGGGTCTCGGCCCGGCCCGCGCAAAGCCGGCGCGCGACGAGCCCGGACGCGCTTCGTTTGGTGTTCGGCCGGTGCCGGCGAGGGTCGGTGGCTATTGA
- a CDS encoding alpha/beta hydrolase: protein MDVSVFEYSDENSVLRQDLSFAYRLLKPANASGECLILLHGSGVDEMTMLPLAQQIAPRAVLVSARGRIPQEDGFRWFERITPTRFGQASIRAETAAFAGFAAEAAKRHGLDLAAATFLGYSNGANLVSSLMLLHPGLVRSAALLRAMPVLDDTPATDLGGTRVLIIAGAADQIYGPLAPALVTLLSQRGAEIDARIVASGHEFGDADAAIVRQWRLPPEGSATVA, encoded by the coding sequence ATGGATGTGAGCGTGTTCGAATATAGCGACGAAAACAGTGTTTTGCGCCAAGATCTCAGCTTTGCGTACCGTTTGCTGAAGCCGGCAAATGCGAGCGGCGAATGCTTGATCCTGCTGCACGGATCGGGCGTGGACGAGATGACGATGCTGCCGCTGGCGCAGCAAATCGCGCCGCGCGCGGTGCTGGTCTCGGCGCGTGGCCGCATCCCTCAGGAGGACGGCTTCCGCTGGTTCGAGCGGATCACGCCGACCAGGTTCGGGCAGGCGAGCATCCGCGCCGAGACGGCGGCCTTCGCCGGTTTCGCGGCCGAGGCGGCGAAGCGTCATGGGCTGGACCTCGCGGCCGCCACTTTCCTCGGCTATTCGAACGGCGCCAATCTGGTTTCCAGCCTGATGCTGCTCCACCCGGGCCTCGTGCGCAGCGCGGCGCTGCTCAGGGCAATGCCGGTGCTCGACGATACGCCCGCGACCGATCTCGGCGGAACGCGAGTGCTGATCATCGCCGGCGCCGCCGACCAGATTTACGGGCCCTTGGCGCCGGCCCTGGTGACGCTGCTCAGCCAGCGCGGCGCCGAAATCGATGCGCGCATCGTCGCCTCCGGCCATGAGTTCGGCGATGCCGATGCCGCGATCGTGCGGCAATGGCGCCTGCCGCCCGAGGGATCGGCAACAGTCGCATAA
- a CDS encoding toxic anion resistance protein, giving the protein MAGENSITLLDDTSQLPVIAASPGEVAKIEGGIDIRDRAAISVFGDRAQQSVSDYADKILSQIRNRDLGDTGQLLTDIIMKAKNLDPASLKQEGFLSNLFSSFKARLERFKEKYEDVAGQIDRIGLELDRHKDTLRRDIAVLDDLHEQTKDSILNLDAYVQAGKKFVDDYRAHELPKLKAAALAKSADAAGSLEAQTYQDAVQALDRLEKRIFYLVQARQLGIQQLPQIRIVQSGDETLIENLQATSALTVPAWKQKMVILLGLTNQKSALELQKTVTDATNEMIRQTSKMMKDQAISIEEQAQRGIVDVETLAQANRDLIDTVQGVLKVQEQGRQKRADAEKQMDQMTADLKKALTQG; this is encoded by the coding sequence ATGGCCGGCGAGAACAGCATCACTTTGCTCGACGACACTTCGCAATTGCCGGTTATCGCGGCCAGTCCGGGCGAGGTCGCCAAGATCGAGGGCGGCATCGACATCCGCGATCGCGCGGCTATTTCGGTTTTCGGCGACCGCGCCCAGCAGTCCGTCAGCGACTATGCCGACAAGATCCTGTCGCAGATCCGCAACCGCGATCTCGGCGACACCGGTCAGCTTCTCACCGACATCATCATGAAGGCCAAGAACCTCGATCCCGCTTCGCTGAAGCAGGAAGGTTTTTTGAGCAACCTGTTCTCTTCGTTCAAGGCGCGGCTCGAACGTTTCAAGGAAAAATACGAGGATGTGGCCGGGCAGATCGACCGCATCGGCCTGGAGCTCGACCGCCACAAGGACACGCTGCGGCGCGATATCGCCGTGCTCGACGACCTGCATGAGCAGACCAAGGACTCGATCCTCAACCTTGACGCCTATGTCCAGGCCGGCAAGAAATTCGTCGACGACTACCGCGCCCATGAACTGCCCAAGCTGAAGGCGGCGGCCTTGGCCAAGAGCGCCGACGCCGCCGGCTCGCTGGAGGCGCAGACGTACCAGGACGCCGTGCAGGCGCTCGACCGGCTGGAAAAGCGCATCTTCTACCTGGTGCAGGCGCGCCAGCTTGGCATCCAGCAGCTGCCGCAAATCCGCATCGTGCAGTCCGGCGACGAGACGCTGATCGAGAACCTGCAGGCGACGTCGGCGCTGACCGTGCCGGCCTGGAAGCAGAAGATGGTCATCCTGCTTGGCCTCACCAACCAGAAGTCGGCGCTCGAACTGCAAAAGACGGTGACGGACGCCACCAACGAGATGATCCGCCAGACCTCGAAGATGATGAAGGACCAGGCGATCTCCATCGAGGAGCAGGCGCAGCGCGGCATCGTCGATGTCGAGACGCTGGCGCAGGCCAATCGCGATCTCATCGACACCGTCCAGGGCGTGCTCAAGGTGCAGGAGCAAGGCCGCCAGAAGCGAGCCGACGCCGAGAAGCAGATGGACCAGATGACCGCCGATCTCAAGAAGGCGCTCACCCAGGGCTGA